Genomic segment of Flavobacterium sp.:
ATTACTTTGTGATTAGAGTAGTTTAACTGTTTAATCGGTTAATTGTTTAATCGAGTTTGAAGCCGATTAAATGAATAAACAAATCAACGATTAAACTATAAAACCATCAAATTACACCCACGAATATCAGAATTATCAAAACGTCCCAATACCTCAAAAGAGTTGTTGGGATTTTTTTTGCCTAAATCCTGCGTCGCAATAAAAGAACAAGAGTTAATATTGGCTAAGTCTATTACGTTTATACCGCCAGTTTTTCCGTCTTGTATGTACGTTAAGGCATCTTCGGGATCGCGAACTAAAATATGCATCCACGACGGACATTCAAAAACACCTTCACCAAGAGAATAAGCCTGAGCTAAAAGTTCTGTCATTCCGTATTCTGAATGAATAGAAGAAACGCCAAAACCTTTGCAAAGTATTTCATGCAGTTCTTCACGAATCATTTCTTTGCGTTTTCCTTTCATTCCTCCCGTTTCCATAATAATGGTATTTTGAAGGTCGAATTGATGCTTTTCAATTAAATCTAATAAAGCGTAAGTAACGCCAATTAGAATCACATTTTGACCAGCTTCGTCAAGTTCAGTCAACTTTTTAATTAAGTCGTCGTGATTGTGTAAATAAAACCCGCTTTCAGGCTGATTGGATAGTTTTATTAAATCTTCGACCATATAAATAAGTGAAGATCCCTCGCGCTCTAAATAAGACGGCAAAAGCGCTAAAACAACATAATCTTCGATATTTCCATAGAATTGAGAAAAGCCTTTGCGGTAACTTTCCTCATATAGGGAAACATCGGTCACTAAATGACGGCTAGTAACCATTCCGGTTGTGCCGCTGCTGGTAAAAGTAACTTCCACAGGATTTTCATTTGAAACTACATTGTGACTTTTGAAAAACTGAATGGGTAAAAAAGGAATTTGCTGTAATGATTTTACCTGTTGAATATCTGTTTTTAAAAAGTCACAGAAATCACGATATACCACATTATTCGCGTATTGAAAGCGAAAGACTTTTAATGCTGTTTTTTCAAATTGTTTGTGGCTTGAAATAGTAAATATATCGGTAGATGTAATCAAAACTTTTTTTGTGCAAAGATATTTAATTTTTAGTTTTCAGTCTCGGTTTTCAGTTGTCAGTTTTGCTGTATTGTATAAACTGAAAATCGCGACAGGACTAAAAACTAAAAAAGCTCCTGTGAAGGAGCTTTTTATATTTATCGGATAATTAATTTTCGGGTTGAAGAAGTGTTTTGTTCGCTTATTTTGATGATATAAACACCTGGAACTAAATCTGAAACATTCAGTTCTCGTGAAGCTAAATGCGTTTGGAGAACTCTTTTTCCCAGAATATCAAAAACTACAACTTCTTTTTCTAAATCATTTTTAGAAGAAATATATACTCTTCCGCTGGTAACTGGGTTAGGGTACAAGCTTAGTCCCTCAATACCCGCAGCGTCCTGAGTTTTTGGTAATTGCTTACTGTCTTGTGCCGAAGCACTTACAGTAAAGAAAAAAGCCAATAAGAATATAATATAAAAGTAGTTTTTTGCCATCGCATTTATTTGTGTAAGTAAATATACAAAAAAAATTACAAAAACTACGCCAAAAAAAAACATCGATATGATTTATGATGTTTTTAACATTTTGTTTCCGAAGTTATTAGAAATAAAGACAATGTTTTTTGCTTCTAACAAGTGACAGAACCATTGTTTTGGAGGAATATTTAGAGTATAAAAAAACCGTCTGAAAATTATTCAGACGGTTTTATTTATATTTTTTATTCTAATTACTTAGTCCAGTTAGCCCAAGTAGGTAATTCAGCACCAGCACCAGCACCAGTTGCACCAGTAGTTGTTCCTGATAATTTAGGACCTGTAAAATCAGTTACAGAAGCTCCAAAAGTATAGTTTGTGATTGTAAAGTTACCAGCAGCGATATTTGCAGTTGCACCAGCATCAGTAGATAATTTAGCAAGAGCAGCAGGCATACCGTCAGCAACATATAAGTTTGTGTAAGCTTGTTTTCCACCACCTTCTTTGTAGTTGATTGCTTTTTCATCAGCTAAGAAAGTTGCACCACCTTTAACGATAGAGATGTTAGTTACTTTAGCATTAGTCATTGGAGTAGCCCCACTAGGATCTTTAGCGTTTGTAGAACCTTCAACACCTGCTTTAGAAACACCTTTAATGTAAACGTTTGTAGCAGTACCTTGCCATCCATCAGCGAAATCTAATGAATCATCATAAGAGTTTATGATTACTAAGTTAGAAGCGTTTACAGCTCCACCAAAGAATTCGATTCCATCATCACCACTTTCGAAAGTGTAGATATCAGATACTACAGTTCCAGAACCTACTCCGAAGAAAGAAACTCCATTGTATTCTTTTTCAGAAGTATATTTAGAACCTGTGTAAGAAATTTTTAAGAAATTAATGTTTCCAGAAGAATCTGCATTATCATTACCTCCATAGCTTAAACCACCTACTTCAGAAGTACCATTATCTCCAGTGTTTACTTTACCGTTACCAGCAATGATTAATCCACCCCAGTCACTTTGAGCTGGATTTGTTTTTCCAGATGTCATAATAACTGGTTTAGCAGCAGTACCATTAATGTTAATTTTAGCATTTCTTTCTACAGCGATATATAAAGAAGTTGCTTCTGCAGTAGCAGAACTTTTGATTACAGTTCCGGCAGGAATAACCAAAGTAGCTCCACCTTTAACAACTAAACCTCCTGTCAAAGTATAAGTTTGAGTAGGGTCTAAAGTTACAACACCATCATTGATGTTACCTTTTAAATCGTCAACTTTTAAAACGAAAGAACTTTTGTTCTCGTCTTTGTTGTTATCGTCAGAACTACAGCTTGTAAGAGCAAGTCCTAATATTGCAGCCATTGCAAAAAAACTTTTTTTCATTTTTGTTGTGTTTTTATGTTTTATTTACTGAGGCAAAGTAAAAGAACATATGTTTTTGCTGAGTTAAGACGGCATTAACAATACATTAAGTATATTGTATAAAAAAGAATCTGACTTAATATAAAATTTACATTGAAATTTAGCGGTAATAAAAAAAGGTGATTAGCATTGCTAATCACCTTTTTAGTTTGTTGGAAGATTCTTTTCTTAGAATGTATAGTTTAAAGTAAGTCTAAGATCAGAACCTGCTTTATATGATGTTACTGTAATATCTCCCACAGACTCTTTTCCGGGTACTTTTCCTTGTTCTTGTACGCGTTCGAAAGTTGGGTTTAGGATATTATTATAAATAAAACCTAATTTTAAATTTTTTGTTAGACTTGTATTAAAAATGAAGTCTAGCTTATTTACAGCTTTATCGACCATGTTTCCAACTCTTGAAGTTCCAATTACTGCTAATTTATCTGAAAAATAAGAGTATGATACTGTTGCAGAAATATTTTTAGTGTCTGAAAATTCATTTAAGTATGAAAGGTTAGCATTTGCAAGAAAATTAGAAGCTCCTGTCAATTTACTTTCTGTAAAAGTAAAGTTTGCTCCAAAATCATTTTCATTGTTTACTTTATCATTGCTTAGATCTTGGTTTGTATATAAATAGGATCCGTTTGCGTCAAATGAAAGTTTTGTCTTTAAATTATCTTCTTTTTCAATTTCAAGAATGTCTTTTCTAAACTCAACTTCAACTCCGGCTACAGTTCCTTTATCTCCTGTATTTGCATAAGAAATATCATTTGATGAAGAGTTAAGAAACATTTCATTGATCGGATTTTGAATAATTTTTCCAAATGCAGTTACAGAAATAAGTTCACCTGCTTTTGGGAAAAATTCCCATCCCAAATCGAAATTGTAATTTGTCGAAGCATACAATCTTGGATTTCCTTCATATGCTTGTGCAACATCTTCGTAAATAATTGGCACTTTTTCTTTAAACTGAGGAAGTGTGTAAGTTTTACTTGCAGAGAATTTTAAATTCTGTTTATCAGTCAATGTATATTTAGAAATTAAACTTGGTAAAATGTTAAACTTTGAATCATCAGAATTCCCGCCTTGAGGAACAGTTGTTGTGATAAAGAAAACATTTTGAGTCAATTGTTCTAATCTAGCACCTAATATTACACTCAATCTGTCAGTTAAAGAATATTGAACATTAGCAAATGCAGCATTAATATCTAAATTTCCAGTATACAATTGGTGAATTCTGTTTGAGTAAGATGAACCCCAGTGTGCAGGATCTAAATAGTTATCTACGTGATGTATGTCTTCTTTAGGAAAAGAAATTGTAGTTCTGTTTGGGAAGAATGAATATTGTTCCATGTCATAATCAACATCTTTGAACTTTCCAGAATAACCAACTGTTAATTTTCCTTTATAAATATCGTCACTACCTTTTTTGAAATTATATGAAAGAGCAACATTTGCTGCGATTTCATTTTCTTTCAAGTCTTGAAAAAATCTGTGATTGTTAATATTTGAATTCGTAAAGAATGTATAATTTACAGCATCAGGAGCATAAACAAAAGAGTTTTGCATACGATCTGGAACTGCACTGTTAGACATACTGTATCCTACTCCCCAATTTAAATTCCACTGATCGTTGAATTTGTTTTTTCCTGTCAATTGGTTTACAATTAATTGAGTTCTTTCAAAAGTTCCTCTTTTAATAAAACCTGAAATTTGTTGTTGAGCATCTCCACCACCGTCAAAATTTTGGTTTGTTCCTTCGTACTCACTATAATCCTGATCACTTGAGTTTAAGAATAATGAAGTAAAGAATATAGAGTTTTTGTTATTAATTTTATAATCTGCCGTACCCATAACAGTGGTAGTAGTGCTATGCTTGTAAGAAGTTCTGATAAAGTCAGAAAATATATCTCCGTCAGAAGTAATTCCTCCTCTGCTGTAACCTTCAGTATATTTGTTTCTTGCACTAAATGAACCAGTAACAAAAGTGCTAATTGAGCTTTCATCATTGATCTCAAATTTTTTTCCTCCTGATAAAGTGTAGAAAGCATTCAATACATTTTTGTTTTCTTTTCTGTCCCAACTTGTTGAATAACTATATGGTTGAAGTGGGGCAGTAGGAACACCAACTTTTTTAAAACCAAAATAATTAGGCCCGTCTTGCAGGTAAAAATGATCTTGTCCTAAAACGTTTGTATTAGCACCTGTTCCGATAGAGAAACTGATAAAAGGTTTTCCACTGAATTTTTTAGCACTGATATCAATATTTGCACCTCCAAAATCTGCATAATTTTGAGATTCAAAAGTTTTACTAATAGCAATATTATCTACAATGCTAGTAGAAAAAATATCCAAAAGAATATTTTTGTTCGCCGGAGTGTTTGATGGTAATGGAAGGCCATTCAATGTTGTAACATTATAACGATCTCCTAAACCTCTTACAAAAACATTTCCAGAATCATCTTGTTTAGATACTCCGCTCACTTTTGCAACTGCATTAGCGACGTCGTTAACTCCTTTTCTTGAAATCTCTTCAGCACCAATAGCTGCTTTAAATGAAACTGCATTTTTTTGATCTAATAATAATGCGGATTCTTTTTGTTTATTTCCTGCTGTCGATTTTACGACAACATCTTTAAGAGTATAACTTCCAGAAGAAAGTACCTGATTTATAACTACAGTTTCGCCTGCTTTTACAGTAACTGGAGCTTCTTTGGTTTCATATCCTACAAAACTAAAAATAACAGTATAGTTTCCAGGATTTACATTCAACGAATATTTTCCGTCAATGTCCGTGTTTACGCTAATATTCGTACCTTTAATTAAAACATTAGCAAAAGGTAGAGCTGCATTGTTCGATTCTTTGTCGGTAAGAACGCCAGAAATCGTACCTTTGTTTTGCGCGATCGAAATCGTACAGATAAATAGTGCAATAAATAGAAATCTTAAATTGAATTTCATTAGTGTGTTG
This window contains:
- a CDS encoding acyl transferase, producing the protein MITSTDIFTISSHKQFEKTALKVFRFQYANNVVYRDFCDFLKTDIQQVKSLQQIPFLPIQFFKSHNVVSNENPVEVTFTSSGTTGMVTSRHLVTDVSLYEESYRKGFSQFYGNIEDYVVLALLPSYLEREGSSLIYMVEDLIKLSNQPESGFYLHNHDDLIKKLTELDEAGQNVILIGVTYALLDLIEKHQFDLQNTIIMETGGMKGKRKEMIREELHEILCKGFGVSSIHSEYGMTELLAQAYSLGEGVFECPSWMHILVRDPEDALTYIQDGKTGGINVIDLANINSCSFIATQDLGKKNPNNSFEVLGRFDNSDIRGCNLMVL
- a CDS encoding T9SS type A sorting domain-containing protein, whose product is MAKNYFYIIFLLAFFFTVSASAQDSKQLPKTQDAAGIEGLSLYPNPVTSGRVYISSKNDLEKEVVVFDILGKRVLQTHLASRELNVSDLVPGVYIIKISEQNTSSTRKLIIR
- a CDS encoding TonB-dependent receptor; protein product: MKFNLRFLFIALFICTISIAQNKGTISGVLTDKESNNAALPFANVLIKGTNISVNTDIDGKYSLNVNPGNYTVIFSFVGYETKEAPVTVKAGETVVINQVLSSGSYTLKDVVVKSTAGNKQKESALLLDQKNAVSFKAAIGAEEISRKGVNDVANAVAKVSGVSKQDDSGNVFVRGLGDRYNVTTLNGLPLPSNTPANKNILLDIFSTSIVDNIAISKTFESQNYADFGGANIDISAKKFSGKPFISFSIGTGANTNVLGQDHFYLQDGPNYFGFKKVGVPTAPLQPYSYSTSWDRKENKNVLNAFYTLSGGKKFEINDESSISTFVTGSFSARNKYTEGYSRGGITSDGDIFSDFIRTSYKHSTTTTVMGTADYKINNKNSIFFTSLFLNSSDQDYSEYEGTNQNFDGGGDAQQQISGFIKRGTFERTQLIVNQLTGKNKFNDQWNLNWGVGYSMSNSAVPDRMQNSFVYAPDAVNYTFFTNSNINNHRFFQDLKENEIAANVALSYNFKKGSDDIYKGKLTVGYSGKFKDVDYDMEQYSFFPNRTTISFPKEDIHHVDNYLDPAHWGSSYSNRIHQLYTGNLDINAAFANVQYSLTDRLSVILGARLEQLTQNVFFITTTVPQGGNSDDSKFNILPSLISKYTLTDKQNLKFSASKTYTLPQFKEKVPIIYEDVAQAYEGNPRLYASTNYNFDLGWEFFPKAGELISVTAFGKIIQNPINEMFLNSSSNDISYANTGDKGTVAGVEVEFRKDILEIEKEDNLKTKLSFDANGSYLYTNQDLSNDKVNNENDFGANFTFTESKLTGASNFLANANLSYLNEFSDTKNISATVSYSYFSDKLAVIGTSRVGNMVDKAVNKLDFIFNTSLTKNLKLGFIYNNILNPTFERVQEQGKVPGKESVGDITVTSYKAGSDLRLTLNYTF